In Chryseobacterium gotjawalense, the following are encoded in one genomic region:
- a CDS encoding cupin domain-containing protein, whose translation MESFGASEEFLLDGNQEWEKVNEGVQRKIMGYDDKIMLVKVKFDEGGIGYEHSHYHSQTTYVASGEFEFMIGGVTKTVKEGDSVYMPPHVPHGATCTKAGILIDVFSPIREDFMVK comes from the coding sequence ATGGAAAGTTTTGGAGCAAGCGAAGAGTTTTTGTTAGACGGAAACCAGGAATGGGAAAAAGTGAACGAAGGTGTTCAACGGAAAATAATGGGTTATGACGATAAGATCATGCTGGTCAAAGTAAAATTTGATGAGGGCGGAATCGGCTATGAACATTCCCATTACCACTCCCAGACCACTTATGTAGCCAGTGGAGAGTTTGAGTTTATGATCGGCGGCGTAACAAAAACGGTAAAAGAAGGAGATTCAGTTTATATGCCTCCTCACGTTCCCCACGGCGCGACGTGTACAAAAGCAGGGATTTTAATCGATGTATTCAGCCCGATCCGCGAGGATTTTATGGTGAAATAG